A DNA window from Thiopseudomonas alkaliphila contains the following coding sequences:
- a CDS encoding DEAD/DEAH box helicase: MFEQFELHERLLKVLAELNFVEPTPVQQQALPLALQGKDLRVIAQTGSGKTAAFLLPTLHQLLAIDTQREPAIRVLILLPTRELARQILEEVQRFARYTFLQAGILTGGENFKEQAAMLRKDPDILIATPGRLLEHLNAGSLQLADIQTLILDEADRMLDMGFAEDIQRVVAEAPATRQTLLFSATTGGNALREMIQLVLNQPQHLMINQVAELNETTVQQIITADSEGHKEQLVQWLLVNEPYRKAMVFTNTRAQADRLYGRLVAQEFKTYILHGEKTQEERKAAIERFSQGTSRVLVATDVAARGLDIEGVDLVINFDMPRSGDEYVHRIGRTGRAGEAGLAISLITHFDWNLMSSIQRYLKQDFQQRVIKGLKASYQGPKKVKASGKAAGVKKKKTTASSKTKNSVAKKRKAPNTSGPKTVVSDDGFAPLRKKL; this comes from the coding sequence ATGTTCGAACAGTTTGAGTTACACGAGCGTTTGCTCAAAGTGCTGGCTGAGCTAAATTTTGTTGAGCCAACTCCAGTGCAGCAACAAGCACTGCCGTTGGCTTTGCAAGGTAAAGACTTACGGGTAATTGCCCAAACCGGTAGTGGTAAAACGGCAGCCTTTTTATTGCCCACCTTGCATCAACTGTTGGCGATTGATACTCAGCGTGAGCCAGCTATTAGGGTGCTAATTTTATTGCCTACCCGTGAATTAGCGCGGCAGATTTTAGAAGAGGTGCAGCGTTTTGCCCGTTACACTTTTTTACAGGCGGGGATTTTAACCGGCGGTGAAAACTTTAAAGAGCAAGCCGCCATGCTGCGTAAAGATCCGGATATTTTAATTGCCACGCCGGGACGTTTGCTTGAGCATCTAAACGCCGGCAGTTTACAGTTAGCTGATATTCAAACCTTAATTTTAGACGAAGCCGATCGCATGCTAGATATGGGCTTTGCAGAAGATATTCAGCGCGTAGTAGCAGAGGCGCCTGCTACTCGGCAAACCTTATTATTCTCAGCGACCACCGGCGGTAATGCTCTGCGTGAGATGATTCAGCTAGTACTCAATCAGCCGCAGCATCTGATGATTAATCAGGTGGCAGAGTTAAATGAAACGACAGTACAGCAGATTATTACGGCTGATAGTGAAGGGCATAAAGAGCAATTGGTGCAGTGGTTATTGGTCAATGAGCCATACCGTAAAGCAATGGTGTTTACCAATACCAGAGCCCAAGCCGATCGTCTCTATGGGCGTTTAGTTGCGCAAGAATTTAAAACCTATATTTTACACGGCGAAAAAACCCAAGAAGAACGAAAAGCGGCCATTGAGCGTTTTAGTCAGGGTACTTCACGGGTGCTGGTCGCTACTGATGTCGCTGCTCGCGGGCTAGATATTGAAGGTGTGGATCTGGTGATTAACTTTGATATGCCGCGTTCTGGCGATGAGTATGTGCACCGCATTGGCCGTACCGGCAGAGCCGGTGAAGCAGGTTTAGCTATTTCCTTAATTACCCATTTTGACTGGAATTTAATGTCCAGCATTCAGCGTTATCTTAAGCAAGACTTTCAACAGCGAGTCATCAAGGGGCTAAAGGCAAGCTATCAGGGGCCGAAAAAAGTTAAGGCATCAGGTAAAGCGGCGGGAGTGAAAAAGAAAAAAACTACCGCTAGCAGCAAAACGAAGAACAGTGTAGCCAAAAAGCGTAAAGCACCTAATACTTCGGGACCTAAAACAGTGGTGAGTGATGATGGCTTTGCGCCATTGCGAAAAAAGCTGTAG
- a CDS encoding Na+/H+ antiporter subunit G, with amino-acid sequence MDFYLELLVAALLLSGSLIALIGSLGLFRLPDFHMRLHGPAKATTLGVGCVLLASMLYFNAQEDSVGLQIHELLITLFLMISAPVSAYMLAKAAVQQRVKTFKKDSQ; translated from the coding sequence ATTGATTTTTATTTAGAGCTGCTGGTCGCAGCCTTACTACTAAGCGGGAGCTTGATTGCATTAATCGGTTCTTTGGGCCTTTTTCGTCTGCCAGATTTTCATATGCGTTTACACGGACCTGCCAAAGCTACTACACTAGGCGTCGGTTGCGTACTGCTGGCCTCAATGCTGTACTTTAATGCTCAAGAAGATAGCGTTGGATTACAGATTCATGAGTTACTCATTACCTTATTTCTTATGATCAGTGCCCCAGTATCCGCCTATATGTTGGCGAAAGCTGCTGTGCAGCAGCGCGTCAAAACCTTTAAGAAAGATTCCCAATAA
- a CDS encoding K+/H+ antiporter subunit F, translating to MLSKVIFICMVLFGISLLLNMVRLLKGPDTVDRILALDTLYINALALLIIFGVWLSSRLFFEAALLIALFGFVSTVALCKYLLRGDIID from the coding sequence ATGCTCAGTAAAGTGATTTTTATTTGTATGGTGCTGTTTGGCATCAGCTTGTTGCTTAATATGGTGCGCTTGTTGAAAGGCCCTGATACGGTGGATCGTATTTTGGCGCTGGATACTTTGTATATTAATGCCTTGGCGCTGTTAATTATTTTTGGGGTCTGGCTTAGCAGCCGATTATTTTTTGAGGCCGCACTCTTAATTGCTTTGTTTGGCTTTGTGAGCACTGTGGCGTTGTGTAAATACTTACTGCGCGGCGATATTATTGATTAG
- the rarD gene encoding EamA family transporter RarD gives MQLSGRGVAMSLFASLLFAIIPGYVQFLSPLNGIQVFAQRLLWSLPVLLVLVIITGHWVHFRICLRKIKRRPLLLLAVLATAFIMGSQWMLFVWAPLSGHMLDLTLGYFLMPLVLVLTGRVFYNERLRPLQQAAVVFACAGVVHEVLVVGSMSWVTLVTAFGYPPYFMLRRWMKFDAFSGFLIEIIILTPMAIWLIMQFGEPGSFTGTPKLWLLLPILGLLSTLAFAAMMGASRLLPLGLLGILSYIEPVLLFLSSLWLVGETIAANQWWTYIPIWVAVVLVMLDSAHVLRKQAKRVYT, from the coding sequence ATGCAGCTCTCAGGACGTGGTGTCGCAATGTCTTTATTTGCCTCACTGTTATTTGCCATTATTCCAGGCTATGTTCAGTTTTTATCGCCATTAAATGGGATTCAAGTCTTTGCCCAGCGATTGCTTTGGTCATTACCGGTTTTACTGGTCTTGGTCATTATTACTGGGCATTGGGTGCACTTTAGAATTTGTTTAAGAAAAATTAAGCGCCGCCCACTACTGTTATTAGCGGTGCTAGCCACTGCATTCATTATGGGTTCGCAGTGGATGCTATTTGTATGGGCACCGCTGTCTGGGCACATGTTAGATTTAACCTTGGGCTATTTTTTGATGCCATTGGTTTTGGTGCTCACTGGGCGGGTATTTTACAATGAACGGCTGCGACCACTGCAACAAGCTGCGGTAGTCTTTGCCTGTGCAGGCGTGGTGCATGAGGTACTCGTGGTAGGCTCAATGTCTTGGGTGACCTTGGTGACTGCATTTGGTTATCCGCCATACTTTATGTTGCGCCGTTGGATGAAGTTTGATGCCTTTAGTGGCTTTTTAATTGAAATTATTATTCTGACGCCAATGGCGATTTGGCTGATTATGCAGTTTGGTGAGCCAGGCAGTTTTACCGGAACCCCTAAGTTGTGGTTACTGTTGCCGATATTGGGCTTGCTCAGCACCTTGGCTTTTGCCGCGATGATGGGCGCTAGCCGTTTGCTGCCTTTGGGGTTGCTGGGGATTTTAAGCTACATCGAACCTGTTTTATTATTTTTATCGAGCCTTTGGCTGGTGGGAGAAACCATTGCCGCTAATCAATGGTGGACCTACATCCCGATCTGGGTAGCGGTAGTGTTAGTGATGCTCGATAGTGCCCATGTCTTACGCAAGCAAGCCAAGCGTGTGTACACCTAA
- a CDS encoding Na+/H+ antiporter subunit E: MSHKRRWFAHPLATLGLTLVWLLLVNDFTSVGHWLFGAFLGLLIPWLTDGWWPNLVRIHSWSQLCVFAMHMLVDIIKANFDVAKLILGSMKELDPSFVELPYDVENELAIFMLASAISLAPGTVAASVDRRRKIMLVHALHCTDDQALIEEIKQRYEAPLMQVFPCSVK; the protein is encoded by the coding sequence ATGAGTCATAAGCGTCGTTGGTTTGCTCATCCTTTAGCAACGCTCGGTTTAACCCTAGTTTGGTTATTGTTAGTTAATGATTTTACTTCGGTTGGACACTGGTTGTTTGGAGCTTTTCTGGGGCTCTTGATTCCGTGGTTAACCGATGGTTGGTGGCCTAACCTAGTGCGGATTCATAGTTGGTCACAACTGTGTGTGTTTGCTATGCATATGTTGGTCGATATCATCAAAGCTAACTTTGATGTAGCTAAGCTGATTTTAGGTTCAATGAAAGAATTGGACCCCAGTTTTGTTGAGTTACCCTATGACGTTGAAAATGAGCTGGCGATCTTTATGTTGGCCAGTGCCATTTCTTTAGCTCCAGGCACAGTGGCCGCGAGTGTTGATCGGCGGCGCAAAATTATGTTGGTGCATGCGCTGCACTGCACCGATGATCAAGCCTTAATTGAGGAAATTAAGCAGCGCTATGAAGCCCCACTTATGCAGGTATTTCCATGCTCAGTAAAGTGA